The Apium graveolens cultivar Ventura chromosome 11, ASM990537v1, whole genome shotgun sequence genome has a window encoding:
- the LOC141695483 gene encoding uncharacterized protein LOC141695483 — translation MDKTWILQDRDSLAFEMGVENFLIYAEENSEDRNKIPCPCGRCANFKKFSIKTIRGHIYDNGFCLGYVHWVWHGETASTGPKSSSASCPPEEQAPDPPPEQASDEASEQDQEHVAASETVDVCEAAYNSSQYNNDSYQFRRFVADAEQPLYEGSDCTKLESILKLHNWKSRFGITDSAFTDLLSSVGSLLPKDNVLPSNAYEAKKTLSNLGLEYIKFHSCPNDCVLYRGVHADATKCPKCRHSRWKLTKKGEERINLPAKVMWYFPIISRFKRIFKSPSTVKLMCWHAQQRTQDGKMRHPADSPSWKNIDYRWPSFGSEPRNLRLALSVDGVNPHNNGLSNRYSFWPVILVTYNLPPWL, via the coding sequence atggataagacatggatTTTGCAAGATAGGGATTCTTTAGCATTTGAAATGGGGGTGGAAAACTTCTTGATATATGCTGAAGAAAATTCTGAAGATCGTAACAAAATTCCTTGCCCTTGTGGACGATGcgccaattttaaaaaattctctaTAAAAACAATCAGGGGCCATATCTATGACAATGGCTTTTGTCTAGGTTATGTGCATTGGGTTTGGCACGGGGAGACTGCTTCTACGGGTCCTAAATCTTCAAGTGCTAGTTGTCCACCTGAAGAGCAAGCTCCAGACCCACCTCCTGAGCAAGCCTCTGATGAAGCGTCAGAGCAAGATCAGGAGCATGTCGCTGCTTCGGAAACTGTTGATGTTTGTGAAGCGGCATATAACTCGAGTCAATATAATAATGATTCATATCAGTTTAGGAGGTTCGTAGCCGATGCTGAGCAACCTCTATATGAGGGTAGTGACTGTACTAAGTTAGAGTCGATATTGAAGTTGCATAACTGGAAATCTAGGTTTGGTATTACCGATAGTGCCTTCACTGACCTCCTTTCTTCTGTTGGGTCTCTACTTCCCAAAGATAATGTGTTACCTAGTAATGCATATGAAGCAAAAAAAACCCTCTCCAATTTAGGTCTAGAGTATATAAAGTTCCATTCATGTCCGAATGACTGTGTACTGTACAGGGGTGTACATGCTGATGCAACCAAGTGTCCTAAGTGTCGACATTCTCGGTGGAAGTTGACAAAGAAAGGTGAAGAGAGGATTAATCTTCCAGCCAAAGTCATGTGGTATTTTCCAATAATTTCTAGATTTAAACGTATATTTAAATCTCCTTCCACCGTTAAACTAATGTGTTGGCATGCGCAACAGCGGACACAAGATGGTAAAATGCGACATCCAGCCGACTCTCCATCTTGGAAAAATATAGATTATAGGTGGCCATCCTTTGGTAGTGAACCGAGAAACCTTCGCTTGGCTTTATCGGTGGATGGTGTAAACCCGCACAATAATGGCCTATCTAATAGATATAGTTTCTGGCCAGTCATATTGGTGACTTACAATCTTCCTCCCtggttgtaa